The Spinacia oleracea cultivar Varoflay chromosome 2, BTI_SOV_V1, whole genome shotgun sequence DNA segment GTAACATTgaagtttttttcttttcatattTCTGTAACATTGAAGTTATGCATTCAATATTGAAGGAAGATGAAAAGGTGGAAGCATTGAACAATGTGGTTATTGTACATGCACGTGGCTTAGTAAAAAGGATTGGAATAAGGTAATGACACATGGCAAAGTAAAATGCATGATGATTATGTGTCCGCCATGTGTGTCTTCAAAATAACGTTGCTTACGTGTCCTTAAATTGGagttggttttcttttttaaatactaggtattgactAGGTATTGATATTGAATTAAATGGGtaaaaattgaattaaaataccCATTATGTACTTACATATTATGAAACTAAATCATCAGTGCCTACTGTCTAATGATAGTAATCTTCTTGAATATTTCCCATTACTTTGTTTTCTCGGCTACAAGAGAGACCATCATGGTCTTGTCCTACATGAAATGTTATATGTTACGTACCTATGTCAAATTAATCACAactttaaagaattttaaaaataaaattcatcatcTTATAAGGTTGTTGTTACTTAATTTCACATTGTTCGTGTATATCTTGCACTCAAAGAGAAGCATAATCCTTCTATCGATATCTTTGTTATTTTCTACTTTTAAAGTGTAATATGTAGTATTATCAATCAAAgagataataaaatattaaccaGGGAActacattattaaagcatactCCCTCGCTACATCTTTATTTGTTTATATTATCTTTTAAACTTTTACTTTCAGGAGTGTATGCAAGTATGATAAATGATGGGAACATTACATAAGGACATGAAACATACGCGCCAAACAAATAGCACAAAgaaaataactaaaataagtcgTACTGCATATATAATTTCCACAATATTGAAATTATAAATAATTCCCATAAATTTACACAAAAATTTGCTCATAAGAAATTTCTAACTtggtaaaaacataaaacaattcaatacAAAGTATAACATAATCagggaaaatattaaaattatatACCATCCTTGAATGGGAAAAAAATGATTACTCTGGTAAAGCTGAACTTATTACCCTGTAAAAATTACACAACAAATAGAACACAAATTACCAAAATTTAAAGGATGTAACGCAGTAAGAagattttttttgaagaatGTTCGGCAATTTTGCCCGATTTTTAGCAAAATTGATGCAGTAATCAAATGATTGAAGATTGAACCATTTAAATAAGCAAATGATAAAAAGTTACAGTGAACGAATTAGGGAAATACCTTTGTTATAATGAGTTCAAGAACCGAAAAAATTACAGAGTAATTCTTAACCATCTCGAGTATACACGAATTATTGGATAACACCTGAGGCCAAACAACCAAAAATTTACAGATCGGAGTTATGCTTACATGTGATGTAGATGGGATAATTATAAGCAAACCAAAATGAATATATAACCATGTAATCGTCTTAAAGTACAAAATTAAAAGAGGATGAAGATCATAGAATAGAGAAcgtaattgaaaacaaaataaaagattAGATGTGGTCTGATAAATACCGAGCATTTAACTGCAAAATCCATTAAAACCTGATGTCGTTTCAATtatgtacttcctccatttttttttattattgcaccattttcctttttaggaagttgcatattaattgaaaattaaaaGAGGATGAAGATCATAGAATAGAGAAcgtaattgaaaacaaaataaaagattAGATGTGGTCTGATAAATACCGAGCATTTAACTGCAAAATCCATCAAAACCTGATGTCGTTTCAATtatgtacttcctccattttttttattattgcaccattttcctttttaggaagttgcatattaattgcaccatttccttttttagtaaGTTTACCCTATAAATTGACATTTTTATCCTTATATGTGTAGTGGGGACTTGTTCTTTACATCAAAATTTGTACTTAATCACATGGGTATTTTTGTAAATTTCTCAACTTTTATCTCATTTCTTAATCCTTGTGCCCAATGTagatggtgcaataataaaaaatggaggaagtattaaatGGCTCATTGGTTGTTTTTTAAAACATATTTCCGTTTTAATTCATATTGAAGAAAGATGAAAAGGTGGATTCATTAAAGTTGTAACATTgaagtttttttcttttcatattTCTGTAACATTGAAGTTATGCATTCAATATTGAAGGAAGATGAAAAGGTGGAAGCATTGAACAATGTGGTGATTGTACATGCACGTGGCTTAGTAAAAAGGATTGGAATAAGGTAATGACACATAGCAAAGTAAAATGCATGATGATTATGTGTCCGCCATGTGTCTTCAAAATAACGTTGCTTACGTGTCCCTAAATTGGagttggttttcttttttaaatactaggtattgactAGGTATTGATATTGAATTAAATGGGtagaaattgaattaaaataccCATTCAGGTACTTACATATTATGAAACTAAATCATTGGTGCCTACTGTCTAGTGATAGTAATCTTCTTGAATTTTTCCCATTGCTTTGTTTTCTCGGCTATAAGAGAGACCACCATGGTCTTGTCCTACATGAAATGTTATATGTTACGTACCTATATCAAATTAATCACAACTTTAAagaatttttaaaataaaattcatcatcTTATAAGGTTGTTGTTACTTAATTTCACATTGTTCGTGTATATCTTGCACTCAAAGAGAAGCATAATCCTTCTATCGATATCTTTGTTATTTTCTACTTTTAAAGTGTAATATGTAGTATTATCAATCAAAgagataataaaatattaatcagGGAACTACgtacattattaaagcatactCCCTCGCTacatctttatttgtttgcctTGTAGAGAAAATAGGATAAGACTTGAGCCAAAATTTCACAATGAGATGGGGTATATTGTCTTTTAAACTTTCACTTTCAGAAGTGTGTGCAAGTAATATAAATGATGGGAACACTACATAAGGACATGAAACATACGCGCCAAACAAATAGCACAAAGAAAATAACTAGAACTTAACACAAAGTATTCAATGCAGATGAAGTATAGAACATACTTTCGATCAGGTCATggcttttaatattttataaagaataCGTGCTCTTCAAAGTCATAGAAGTTCAAAAGTCATCTCTATTTTAGTTGACTAGTTGTAGATGCATTAGCTGATACTGCACTAATTACTGAGTAATAGGGGAAGTCGGTAATTGTACCACGATTGAAAACTTAGTCCAGTACTACTAGGGGTGTTCATTGGTGTCAGGATTCTTTTTCCTTGTTTTTGGTAACAAACGGATAGAATTTACTCCATAGATACACTATTTCTTTCAAATAGATCTTCCATCTAAAACTCATTTGCAGAGTACGGAGTATGTACTAACACGTCATCCCGTCACCTATAACTCTAAAGAAAGAGAACACTATTTTTGTTAATTGAAGTATTGTTGACTGTTTGAATGTACTAACACGTCACGCCGTCACCTATAATTCTAAAGGAAGGGACCACTATTTTTGTTCGTTGAAGTACTGTTGACCGTGAACCTAAATTCTCATAAGAAAAGTAAAACTTTTTAAATAAGTCGTACTACATATATAATTTCCACAATATTGAAATTATTATCAATTCCCATAAATTTACACAAAAATGTTCTCATAAGAAATTTCTAACTtggtaaaaacataaaacaattcaatacAAAGTATAACATAATCagggaaaatattaaaattatatACCATCATTGAATGGGAAAAAAATGATTACTCTGGTAAATTTGAACTTATTACCCTGTAAAAATTATACAACAAATAGAACACAAATTACCAAATTTTAAAGGATGTAACGCAGTAAGAAGAAATTTTTTGAAGGCAATTTTGCCCGATTTTTCGCAAAATTGATGCAGTAATCAAATGATTGAAGATTGAACcgtttaaatgagcaaataaaaaacGTTACAGTGAACGAATTAGGGAAATACTTTGGTTATAATGAGTTCAAGAACCGAAAAAAATTACAGAGTAATTCTTAACCATCTTGAGTATACACGAATTATTGGATAATACCTGAGgtcaaaacaacaaaaaatttaCAGATCGGAGTTATGCTTACATGTGATGTAGATGGGATAATTATAAGCAAACCAAAATGAATATATAACTATGTAATCGTCTtaaattacaaaattaaaagAGGATGAAGATCATAGAATAGGGAACGTaattgaaaagaaaatgaaagatTGGATGTGGTCTGATAAATACCGAGCACTTAACTGCAAAATCCATTAAAACCCGATGTCGTTTCAATTATGTATTAAATGGCTCATTGGTTGTTTTTTATAACATGTTGAATTTTCAATTCATATTGAAGAAAGATGAAAAGGTGGAATCATTAAAGTTGTAACATTgaagtttttttcttttcatattTCTGTAACATTGAAGTTATGCATTCAATATTGAAGGAAGATGAAAAGGTGGAAGCATTGAACAATGTGGTTATTGTACATGCACGTGGCTTAGTAAAAAGGATTGGAATAAGGTAATGACACATGGCAAAGTAAAATGCATGATGATTATGTGTCCGCCATGTGTGTCTTCAAAATAACGTTGCTTACGTGTCCTTAAATTGgagttggttttttttttaaatactaggtattgactAGGTATTGATATTGAATTAAATGGGtaaaaattgaattaaaataccCATTATGTACTTACATATTATGAAACTAAATCATCAGTGCCTACTGTCTAATGATAGTAATCTTCTTGAATATTTCCCATTACTTTGTTTTCTCGGCTACAAGAGAGACCATCATGGTCTTGTCCTACATGAAATGTTATATGTTACGTACCTATGTCAAATTAATCACAactttaaagaattttaaaaataaaattcatcatcTTATAAGGTTGTTGTTACTTAATTTCACATTGTTCGTGTATATCTTGCACTCAAAGAGAAGCATAATCCTTCTATCGATATCtttgttattttcttattttaaagTGTAATATGTAGTATCATCAATCAAAGAGATAATAAAATATGAATCAGGGAActacattattaaagcatactCCCTCGCTgcatctttatttgtttgcctTGTAGAGAAAATAGGATAAGACTTGAGCCAAAATTTTACAAGGAGATGGGGTATATTATCTTTTAAACTTTCACTTTCAAGAGTGTATGCAAGTATGATAAATGATGGGAACACTACATAAGGACATGAAACATACGCGCCAAACAAATAGCACAAAGAAAATAACTAAAATCCATTTAAAGAACTTAACATTTCAATGCAGATGAAGTATAGAACATACTTTCGATCAGGTCGTGGCTTTTAATATTCTATAAAGAATACGTGCTCTTCAAAGTCATAAAAATTAAGCAGAGAAAATTATCAATAGTCATAAAACTTGCATTTTCTAAAAGTGATGATATCAACGAATGTAAGTGACCAAAAAAATGCAAATTAATAGGAATATGAATGTTTTGAAAACGTTAATTAAAAAAAGTATATAATAGACACAATCTCATGGGGACGTAAATAACTAATTGAGTTGCACCTTCTTAATCAATTTGAGTCAACCAATGTGATAACTACTTTTTCATCATAGCCTTTTCTTGTAAGGACTTATGGGAGCAATATAACTTTAACCCTTTTCTTTGTAACTTTaatctagttttgattaacttttatattagtaaaaaaaaattgatagataaatattttaaagggttaaatgattaattttatatattattagtgattttgaagaaataagttttactaaaatgaaaaaatttatcacttaaaaatagataacttttacatatataagcttaacttttaagcattttgggtCATTGTTTGATGAGATATCAGTAGTGATTTATGAACAAGAGTATTTATACACCCACAATTTCCAAGCAGGGCGTACGAAACAACTAGGATAAGAAAATCAAAGAGTTTCCTAAACCCACTAACCTTCCTAATACTTTCTAACTTACGTAACAACTACAACATTAAtacttttaatactttgtaacttACATAACAGCTAGAACATTATtactttcttaattaattaggtATAACATTTAATTTTCGTAACACCCtccctcaagttggagcatgTGTGGGGATTAAAAATGCCCAACttggaaaaaagaaaatcaaattgtTGCTTCCCAAGAGCTTTAGTAAACATGTCAGCGAGCTGTGAGGAAGTGGATACATAAGATGGTTCAATTACACCATCTACTATAGCATCACGAACAAAATGACAATCAACCTCAATGTGCTTTGTGCGCTCATGAAAAATCGGATTCTTAGCCATGTGCAAAGCGGACTAACTGTCACAAAATAATGGAATAACTTTAGGATGATGAACTCCTAAACTCAACAACAATCCCTTTAACCATATTCACATGTAATCGCGGCCATGGAGCGATATTCTGCCTCTGCGGAAGAGCGAGAAACAGTGTGTTGGTTTTTTTTGTCTTCCATGAAATAGGCGAATGACCTAAAAACACAAACCAACCTGTTAAAGAACGACGAGTGATGGGACACACTGCCCAATCTGAGTCGCACCATCCTTGCAAAGTTAAATTACTATCAGCACGTAATAGGATACCCTGCCCTGGTGTACCCTTCAAGTACCGAACAACTCTCAATGTTGCATCCCAATGGTCAACTCGAGGCTCCTGCATGAATTGTGATAAGATATAGACCGAATAAGCAAGGTCCGGAAGAGTCACAACTAAATAGACCAGGCGGCCTACAAGCCGGCGGTAAGCCTCAGGCTCCTTCATTAACGACCCATCAGCTAGGCCAAGACGATGATTTTGTTCAATGGTAAAGCCGCAAAACCTGCTTCCGAAATAATATCAAGAGTATACTTCCGTTGACACAAAAATAATCCTGAATCACTCCTCGCAACCTCAATGCATACATAACCAAAACGCATAGGCAATTCTGAAGAAACCTTTCAGAATTCACAAACCATAAAACACAAATAGAGAAGAAGATAAGGGGATTGGGAAGGAGAGGGAGAGATAGAAAGGAATGAAATTATAGTTTGGTATATATTCGTTGGAATCCCTGAAAACAGATATATTGAAACTCCTTTGGGAACAAATTAAGGAAGTGTATAATCTCATCTCACTGTGATATGATCTAAAaattaggggggggggggggggggggggcgggGGGGTATAGGGATACCAGTTTAAGTTAGGATAAGAGCTTTTAGTATGCTATTATTTATCCAAAAACAATTATTTCTCAAGCAATTAAAAAGAACCTTTAAAACTTGTCAACCCACACAAGACATAAGAAAGGGAAGATACTTTGAACTTCGATTCTGTGATGGAACTGGCATACCGACACAATGCCTTTTTAACACGTTCtctaaaaattctaaaaaaatatttagaatatacaaGATCTGCCCTCTAACCTATTCTCGAACTTATACTTTCAATTTACttctaaaatttaattttgtgatATACTTACCAACTGGTGAAGCATGTCTATTGTCAGGTTGATCAAAACGACTTCAAAGATGTGCTCGAAACACTAGGCACGTTCTACTTCCTAATCAAAATTAACCTAGCGACGACTCTTTCTAGGAACATTGTTCTGCAATTGCGCCTCAAGACATTTGTTCATGAAGAAGCAGAAGAGCATTTTGGAACGTCAGTAAACCTTTCCATTTGTTTAGTATACCACGAACTAATTGTTGTGTATAAAATTTCTTTAGTTTTGAGAATTTCTATAAGAATAAGTAGCTATATGCTACATATATGTTCTTTACTAATGCCTTTTGCAAATAGGACTCTTGAAACTCAACTAATAGCTTATTGTTATATTAATTGTTCTATCTATTTGTTTAGTTCGTTTTGCCATTTGATTTTGATATCttgcggtccaacaactagtttagTAAAGGAAGGAAAAGGATATTGTCCGTACCGAGCAAATATTTCATTTTCAATAGTACGGAAGATTCGTAAACATTCAAGCATGTGGATGAGTAGAACATTCGAAATCATAAATGCAAAAATGAACATTCTACAAAAGTTCCGATTTTTACAAGCTCGTCACATTTGCGCTTGTTGTGCAGCAGCTTAGGCTGTTACTATCAGGTAAAAAttcttactttttttttcttcttaatcTTCCATTTTCAAATGGCAATTGTAAATTTACAATAAAATTCGCGTAAAATTCAACAACAATTGTATACAATGCctttttttaaaactttaaaattgtattatttcattcaatttttgtttGTTGTTCTTATTTCACTATGAATTTGTGCCAGGAAGAAGTCAAATGTTGGGTTTTATTTGCGAGAAATACTTAAATTAAATTAGGGTGGGAggaataataaatacttgtacTATATGTTAATCAATAATCAGCTAGGGTTAGGTCAAGGATTTGAACAACTAAGAAGAAGAATGGGAATGGGACAGATAGAATTTAGAGAAGCAAAGAAAAGACTAAATTTTCTGAAAGTTGTGACTGTTGATGAATTCAATTGCCCATCTCAAGATTTGCCCCAATCATATTGCATTTTAGGAAAATTAAGATTAAGAAATTTTATTGGGGGTATTTGGATGCCATTATGCTAGGATGGTTTAGAATTTAGACTTCTCTGAGTATTATCATCACTCATCAGTCCATCACTTACCACATGGTCCACATTATTAATAAACTAAATGTCTATGGTGTGTGGCGTGGTTGGGCGGGGAAGGAAGAGGTACAACCCGAGCAGGCTAGCATTGTGTCTGGATCCGATGGCATTTTCTGGAAGTTTTGGTATATTAGGGGTTGAATGAGGTTTTCTCGGACCaaataagggtattttgggaaGAAATGGGAGGTGCGATTTCAGGATTTTAGAAGTGATAAGctcgaatttgaaatttgtgttTATGGGTATTTTACAAAATGCCCAGGGAGGCCGCACATGACTTGGATGGATGGTGTTAAAAATGATATGAAGAAATCGGGTTTACAGGAGCATATACACTTGATGGTGTGTTTAGATTACTGACCCACTACTGAGTACTAACTAGTTTTATGCCaaccaatttttttattttaccaaTAATAATTTGTAACATGTTCAACTTGTCTCCATCCACATGAGCGGTTACATATCCTTTCCCCCCCTTGCACCATATCAGGGGAAGTTTAGAGTAGATCATGTCAGTTACTTTGATCTGAAAAAACATCTTAACTTCAACCAGTATAAGACTCTTAAGCCATATAGAACTTTATTCTACAATGTATACTCAACAAGATGACTAATGCTTGATGTGTTTTAACTAGGTCCTGGTAAATCTAGGTATCTGGACACAAATGCCTGCATGATTTAATTGTGAGAAATAGTTCTTTATGCGAGATAAGGTTGTTAATTTGATCAAGTCAATGTGGTTGGTGCCATGAATCATATTCTTTTGTTTATATCTCTCTGCATTAAGTGAATGGTCAAACCTCTACCTGATGTCATATGTTTGATTGACTCATGGCAGCTAATTAGAATGCTTAGAAGGAAGAATAAGGATAATTTTTGAGAATCTTGGACATTAGAAGATGGACTAAGGCATGTTTTGGTTAGAGGAAACTAGTTAAATATTATCTGATGAGCTTGTCACAGCTACAAGACAAGATTTAGGTATCCCCTTGAGCATGACTCAATCTTCTGAATGCCGTGAAAAGGCATAAACCAAGTGGAATATCTACTAGTATCTTCTCTCCTTGTTTCCTTGTTTTGACAGAAAAAGGTCTTATTTAAAACCTGAAATGATTGGTAAACTTCGTTCTAGGATCAAATCTTTGTAAGATGGAAACTTGGGAGCTTGCTTCGTTTATAGTCTGTACGATGCCAAAGTAAGCGTTCAACTTCCAGAGAAAATTTTGAGAGTGCTGTTTTAGCAACTATGGAAGAGCAGAAAATGAGGCTGCTTGCTTTTTCGTTGCTTACTGCCATTCTCATCTTGGTCATTGTTGCTGTTGTTTTCTTGAAAACAACCTGGATTTTCTTCACTGTTCTTGGAATTGCTATAATTGTGGCCTATGGCGTCATAATATGGGTTTTTATCCAACAAGAGAAGCTGTCCAAGAATAAGGAACTTTCTAGTTTTGAGAAAGAGTCAGGGCTTGCAACAAAGTTCCTTCATGAAGAACTCATGCTGGCAACAGAGAATTTCAGCTTGATTGTGGGCCAAGGAGGATCAGGGTGTGTCTTTAAAGGAATGCTCAAGGATGGGACTTCTATTGCTGTGAAGCGGATTGAAGGCCAGGAAAGGGGAGAAAGGGAATTCCGAACTGAAGTGGCTGCAATTGGGTGTGTGCAGCACACGAACCTTGTACGCCTGTATGGTTATTGCATCATTCCAAAAGGACCGCGCTTCCTTGTTTATGAGTTTGTCCGACATGGCTCATTGGATCGCTGGATTTTCACTCAGGAACACAAGAAAATCCAGCAGCCAGGTGGTTGCTTGCCTTGGAAACTAAGGCATCAGGTTGCCATCGATGTGGCCAGGGCTCTCAATTACCTCCATAATGATTGTCAGTCAAGGATTTTGCACCTCGATGTTAAGCCGGAAAACATACTTCTTGATGATAATTATCGAGCACTCGTGTCAGACTTTGGGCTAGCAAAGTTGATGGGTAAGGATGAAAGTATGGTTGTTACAAGAATCCGTGGTACTAGAGGGTACTTGGCTCCTGAGTGGATTCTAGAGAAAGGAGTTTCTGCAAAAACTGATGTATACAGCTATGGAATGTTGCTTCTCGAAATGATTGGAGGCCGGAGGAACACCCTTATGTTGTCTGATAGAGATGGTAAAGGAAAGTCCACAATGCCTGATATGAAATTATGGGATTATTTTCCAAAAATTGTCTTTGAGAAAATGAAAGCAGGGAAGATCATGGAAGTGGTTGATAAAAGACTGTTGGAAGAAGGAACAAGTATTGATGAAAAGGAGGTTAGACGACTGGTCTACATAGCCCTGTGGTGCATTCAGGAGAAGGTTAATATTAGGCCTAATATGGGTCAGGTGGTTAACATGCTTGAAGGTCGTTT contains these protein-coding regions:
- the LOC110800707 gene encoding probable receptor-like protein kinase At5g20050, with product MEEQKMRLLAFSLLTAILILVIVAVVFLKTTWIFFTVLGIAIIVAYGVIIWVFIQQEKLSKNKELSSFEKESGLATKFLHEELMLATENFSLIVGQGGSGCVFKGMLKDGTSIAVKRIEGQERGEREFRTEVAAIGCVQHTNLVRLYGYCIIPKGPRFLVYEFVRHGSLDRWIFTQEHKKIQQPGGCLPWKLRHQVAIDVARALNYLHNDCQSRILHLDVKPENILLDDNYRALVSDFGLAKLMGKDESMVVTRIRGTRGYLAPEWILEKGVSAKTDVYSYGMLLLEMIGGRRNTLMLSDRDGKGKSTMPDMKLWDYFPKIVFEKMKAGKIMEVVDKRLLEEGTSIDEKEVRRLVYIALWCIQEKVNIRPNMGQVVNMLEGRLPVDEPPETEMFFHDLLLIKAEKTQGRNNIMATALQISQPPNGKAPTAATTSLMCN
- the LOC130467019 gene encoding uncharacterized mitochondrial protein AtMg00810-like; translation: MKEPEAYRRLVGRLVYLVVTLPDLAYSVYILSQFMQEPRVDHWDATLRVVRYLKGTPGQGILLRADSNLTLQGWCDSDWAVCPITRRSLTVSPLCTWLRIRFFMSAQSTLRLIVILFVML